The stretch of DNA AGCAATGTTATCAATACCGCCACAGCTCCCGCCACCAAAAATACCCACCACCGGATATCAATCCTATAAGCAAAATCCTCAAGCCAGCGGTTCATCACATACCAGGCTATCGGCGAAGCAAGCAGAAAGGCCACCACCACCAATTTTAAAAAGTCGATGGACAATAAGCGCACGATACTCATCGAACTAGCGCCCAATACCTTGCGAATGCCTATTTCTTTGATCCGCCTTTCCGTGGCAAAGGCAGCCAGCGCAAATAAGCCTAAACAGGCAATGAGAATAGCCAACCCTGCAAAAATGAATACGACTTTTGCCAACCTTTGCTCTGTCCGATACAGGCGATCTAGACTTTCATCCAAAAAAGTGTATTCCAATGCCGTGGTAGGGGTTACCTTCTCAAAGGTATTCTTTATATGCTGCATCGTTTCACTCAACTGTTGGGTTTTCAACTTAACCAGCAAATACTGTAGCCATTCTGAATTCCGGTTATGAAAGGCATAATAACCGATCTTCTGGTGCAAAGAACTGAAGTGAAAATCCTCCACAACTCCGACTATCTCACTGGTGCCCAAATCGGCATCAACCCGTTTGCCAATCGCCTCTTCTGGTGTCCAGCCAAGGTAATCGATGGCGGATTTGTTTAATACCACTTGGGCTACTGAATCGCCCTCTTCCTGGACCTTTAAAGAGCGCCCAGCAATGAGCTTTAAATCAAGTACATTCAATATACCAGGGTGCGCACGACAACTAGTCAAATCGGCGCCTTGCCCTTCTGGGTCATTGGGTCTGTATAAAGACCGGCCGCTTGCACTGTGCCCAGGATAACTCTGAGATAAGGACGTACTGACTACTGTAGGCAATTGTTGTAGTTCTTTTTCCAATGCCTCAATATTACTCCTGGGTTGGATACCCATCACACGAATGGCTACCACCTGCTCCGGGTCATATCCCAGTTTTTTACTGCTGATAAAATTCAATTGTTGATAAAGCAACAATGTACTCACAATCAGCACAATAGATACGCAAAACTGAAATATGACCAACCCCTTCCGAATCGTTACCGCACTAAACCCCTCCTGCCTATGCTGCTTCAGGATGTAATTGGGACTAAAAGAAGACAGAAATAAGGCAGGATAAGCACCGGCTACAAGAGAGATAATGGCCCATGCACCGAATAGGCCAACCAAAAAACCTGGCCGCCACAAATCACTTATTTTCAAATCCTTATTAGCTAATTCATTGAAATAGGGCAGCGCTAAGAACAACAATAACAGGCTGATACTTAGCCCGATTAACACCAATAATCCCGTTTCCATAAAAAATTGCAGCGCCATTTGCTGGGACGTTGCACCAAGGGTTTTACTGATAGCTACTTCCTTGCTCCTCTGCTCTGATTTAGCGGTCGCCAGGTTCATGTAGTTAATGCAGGCAATAAACAATAATAAGATGGCCAAACCGATCAATACCCATACTTGCGTAATATCACCATATTGGGCATTGGTATCTTGTATCCCTTTGGAATAAAGATGAATAGCTAATAATGGTTTTAATTTGAACTGAAACCATTGATTGTCTTCAGGTATATTACTGGCCGAAATTTCCGCTATTTTATTTTCCAGGGCAGTCACAGATATGCCTTGGTGAAGAAGCAAGAAAGTATAAAAACTGGCATTGCCCCAACTAAGATTTTCCGGTTTCCCAAAGGGAACCGTCTGGAAAGTGCCAATGACGTTAAAAGTCAGGTTTGAATTGGAAGGTTGGTCCTTAAATATGCCTGTGACTTCCATATCATACCTATTATCAATCCGTATCGTCTTCCCTATCGGGTTATCTGCACCAAAATATCGATTGGCGGTCGATTGGCTCAGGATTAAGGTGTTTGTACGGTTTAAAGCGGTTTCGGGATTGCCCATGAGGAGTGGGATGCTAAACACCTTGAAGAGATTAGGGTCTGCCCAATAGAGATCGGTTTCTACGAAGTTTTGGTTTCCAATGCTGATCGAGGCCGACTCCCCAAAGTTATGGGGAAATACCCGCAAGGCTTCTTCCACCTCGGGTAATTGTTCTTTTAAAAAAGGTGCCGCCTGGTTAGGTGCGGTGGCTAACTTCATCTCTGTTCCATCAAAAGAAGCTTCTACATTTACCCTTACAATCCGATTGGCTCGCTCATGATGGGTTTCATAAGATAACTCATCCATTACATGAAGAATGATGGCTAAAGCCGCTGCCAAGCCTACACTTAGACCCATTAGATTGACAAAACTGAAGAATTTATTTTTCCAAAAATGGCGAAGGCTGGATTTTAGGTAATTTTTAAACATTTCAGGTAATTTTTTAATCACAGACGGTCATCTAGGCTTTCAAAACCTAGCAGTCAATTATATAAAGAGGAATGCAAAGACAAAAGGTTGCATTACTAAAATTAGGCAAATTTCTTCGATTAAGCCTACCTTTGCCCCCTTCTTAAAATATGTAATATGAAACAAGCTGAAATCCAAACCGTGAAAGGAACGATGAAAATCAACTTTTACGAAAATGACGCCCCAATTGCCGTGGCTAATTTTATCAAATTGGCCGAATCGGGTTTTTATGATGGTCTAACCTTTCATCGGGTAATCCCTAACTTTGTGATCCAAGGTGGGTGCCCAGAGGGAACTGGCAGAGGCGGCCCAGGTTGGCATATTCAATGTGAATTGGATGGTGGCAATCAATACCACGAACGAGGGGTACTATCGATGGCCCATGCCGGTCGCAATACCGGTGGATCGCAATTCTTTATTTGCCACAGCCGCGACAACACATCCCACCTCGACCGCAAGCATACCTGCTTTGGAAAGGTCGTGGAAGGGCTCGAAGTAATTGATCTTATCCGAGAAGGAGATCGCATTGAGCGAATTGAAATCCTCGCCGACTAAAATTGTAGGCCAACCATTGTCTTTTGGAGGAACTTATTTGTTGATCGGAAGGTTAGGTTTCAAATTGAATATAACATATTTGGTTCTCTGACAAATGGTGTTCTGTAAAAGGACATCTTTTAAAACCCAACCCTCATGTTTCAGCAAACCCTCCAATTGTACAAAAATTCTTTTAGCGGTTTATCCAGAGATATTTGGTTGTTGTCTTTGGTCATGTTCGTCAACAGGGCAGGAGCAATGGTAATTCCGTTTATGACGGTATTCCTTACCACCCAACGAAGTTTCAGTCTGACGCAAGCAGGTATCGTTATGAGCTGCTTTGGTATTGGTTCTGTCCTCGGTTCTTTTATAGGTGGGCGTTTAACCGACCGGATTGGTTATTACAATGTCCAACTTTGGGCCTTAATCGGAACGGGCTTTGCCTTCTTCGTTTTGATGCAGATGGAAAGTTTTGCGGCCATCTGTTTTGCCATTTTTGCATTGGCCACCATTGCCGATTCTTTTCGGCCTGCCAGCCAAACTTCGGTCGCCTTTTACAGCAAACCCGAGAACCTAACACGCTCCTATGCGCTTCTCCGCCTGGCCATCAACCTCGGTTTTGCTGCCGGACCTGCCATGGGCGGCTTATTTGCTATGAGTTTAGGATACGATTGGTTATTTATTATAGACGGATTGACTTGTTTTGCTGCAGCGCTTATTTTTAAATTTTTTCTTCGCCCTCGCACCGAAAAACGAGGCGGAGAAGACAGCGAAGTCAACAAAGCTAAACAGCAAGCACGCTCTCCCTACAGGGATAAATACTTCCTACTATTTATCTTTTTCATTAGCCTGAGTGCCTTGACTTTCATGCAATTTTTTACCGTTTTGCCGGTATTCCTAAAACAGGAAATGGGCTTTAATGAGTTGCAAATAGGCTTATTTGTCACGATCAATGGCGTTTTGATTTTTTTGCTGGAAATGCCTTTGGTTTATGCTATGGAAAAGTATTACTCCAGGTTGACTAATGTCACCATAGGGGTTTTGCTAACAGGGGTTTCCTTTTTGATATTGCCAATGGCGAATCATTGGGTCCTTATTCCGATCTTGTTCATTGTCATCCTCACTTTTGGAGAAATGCTCAGTATGCCTTTTTCCAACTCTTTTGCGATGGAACGCGCCAATCCGCTCAAACGGGGCGAATACATGGGATTGTATTCGATGGGGTTTTCTACTTCCCTGATTTTAGCACCAACTATTGGCATGCAAGTGGCAGATCACTTTGGTTACACCGTGTTGTGGCTATTTGTTGGCAGTCTGAGCATTATTGCCACCATAGGACTGGCGGTGCTGGAGAAGCGGATCAAAGGCCCCGGCGCTTAGCTAAGTCAAGGGGTTACTCACTACAAGTCACCCCTTGACTAGCCATACTTTTTGCTTACATTTGCCCCCATGATCGGAAAGGATATCGCTTACGCCAGGGAGCAGCTCGAAAAGGGAGCGCTAGTCGCCATACCAACGGAGACCGTCTATGGCCTGGCCGCCAATGCCCTCGATGAGGCGGCTGTCACCAAGGTTTTTCAAGCCAAAAAACGCCCTTCTTTTGACCCCTTGATCATTCATACTGATCGTTGGGAGCGAGTGGAGCAATGGGTTCAGCACATCCCAGCAGTTGCCCACCAATTGGCTGCAGCCTTCTTGCCAGGGCCTTTGACTTTCCTTTTGCCTCGCCGTTCTATGATTCCCGACCTGGTCACGGCAGGGTCGCCGCTGGTCGCTATCCGCATTCCTAATCATCCGATGACCAACGAATTACTGCAACAACTGGATTTCCCATTGGCTGCACCCAGCGCCAATCCATTCGGCTATATCAGCCCTACTACTGCCCAACACGTAGCAGACCAACTGGGTGCACAGGTGGCCTATATCTTGGACGGTGGGCCTTGCCAAGTGGGTGTCGAAAGCACCATCATCGGCTTTGAGGGCTCACAGGCCACTATTTTCCGCAAAGGTGGAATTCCTATTGAGGCCGTCAGTGACATCATTGGTCCGGTAAACATCCAAGCTTTTTCTACCTCCAACCCCCAGGCGCCAGGAATGCTCAAAAGCCATTACGCGCCACGGATCCCTTTTCACCTTGGCCAACTACACGAACTGTTTCAAAGATTTCAAGGCCAAAAAATAGGCGTTTTGGCCTTCAGAGAAGGAATCCCTGAACTACCGCCTGACCAACAAATCTTGCTTTCTCCTCAGGGCGACTTGGCCGAAGCAGCCCAAAAGCTGTTTTCTGCCATGCGACACCTCGATAGCTTAGCTTTGGATGTCATTATTGCCGAACCACTACCCGAAGAGGGCCTCGGCCGAGCAATAAATGATCGCTTGCGAAGGGCTGCTGTATGAATGGGAAAGAAATACATACTATGACAAATAGCAGTATTCCACCCAAAAAACAGGAAGGACACACAACTGCAAAGGGGGGCTAAGATGTTCACGCTAAAAGAAGAAGAATGAAAACCCTCTTATACCTTTTTTTACTATTCACTAGCCTGGCTTGCCAATCCAATCAAGGGCAGATTACGGCTTCCAGCAAGGATTTTGAGAAAAAACTGTTGCCACTCTATTTTGGTCAGGATTCCACCCAAAAAGTAGCACAGGCCAAAGCGGTAGAATCAGCCATCCAGCAAATCCGGAAATCAGACCTAGCAGCTGACACTAAATTTGAACTTTGGTATTACCTTAACCAACTCACCCTCTCCAAAGACCTAGCAACGGCTGCTGCACCTCATAAAATACCCAGTCAACATTTTGCCACCTTTATTCCTACTGATCTGCAACAATCCTTGCTCAAGGATCTGGCTTTGGCACATTTTCAAAAAAATTATTTACACCAAATAATAAGGACCAAAGTAGAAGGCGCCCAATTGGCTAGTCTGGATGAAACCTCCCTGCTGTTTCGTGAATTAATGCTTTATCAATTTAAGCCGCAAGATAGGATTGGAGAAATTGGCGCAGGAGATGGCGGTTTCAGTCTTTTGTTGCAGCTGTTATATGGAAATAGCCATCATTTTATTAATGAAATAGACTCCCTAAACATTCGACAAATTGGATGGATGCTCCAATTGCTTCCGACAGATAGGCAATTACCGGCAACTATTTTGGGCAGTGAGGTCTCCAGCGGTATGGAAGGAAAGCAATTGGATGCCCTTATCATCCGAAATACCCTTCACCATTTTAGCAAACCAGACGAAATGATGCAATCTATTAAAGCTTCTCTGTCGCAAAGTGGCCACCTTTATCTCTTTGAAGAATTAGCCGATCCTATGACGGGATTTCAACACTGTGAAGCGTCGATGAGCTATGAGGAGGTCGTTACGCTACTGGCCATAGAAGGCTTTGAGCTTTTACAGAAACATACTATTGGGGAGGAATGGCGAGTGTTGTTCGTTTTTGGGCGAAAAAAATCCTGATCCCCTTACCTCATATTGACCTCCAAAGTAACCCATCTCCTGTTAAAATCGCATATTCCCCTATTGGTTTATTAGAGCATGTTTGGAGGTCACCCTTTGGGCCAAAAAATGTCTCTTTTTCGCTGATACTTCGTTGCTTTTTTTGTCCGTACCTAAGGGTATGCACTTCAAAAAGCGCCTCGTTTCATCAAAAAATTGCCACTTTTTATCTCCAAAAGCGACCTCCAAACATGCTCTTAGGGTAGTTTTTTAATTACATGGAATGTTTTTTAAATGTTAAAATCCATTTTTCGAGGAGGGGCCTGTTAACGAAAGTTAATCTTATTTTAAGAAGGGGATAAAATGTGGCCTTCCATGCTTAAACCCCTATTTTGAATGTGAAAACTAAAACGACTTCTACATATGAAAAAAGTAATTCCTTTTATCCTATTCGCTATTTGGGTATTAGCTGGCTGTACCATTGAAGATCGCTTAGAACGAAAAGAAGATCGACTCCTGGGTACCTGGTATTTCGAAAGAGCCTATTTCAAAGAGGACGGGGATCTTTTCCGAGACAATGTCATCAACGAATTTGAAGGCGACATCATCACCTTTTTTGATGATTACACCGCATTGTATGATGATTATTCCCTACAAGCTGTTTTTGATGGCGACTGGGGTCTGTTTGCCGACCGCGGCACTTTTGACAATGAAGATGATGTTGAATTTTTTCTCGATATGA from Saprospiraceae bacterium encodes:
- a CDS encoding ABC transporter permease; translation: MFKNYLKSSLRHFWKNKFFSFVNLMGLSVGLAAALAIILHVMDELSYETHHERANRIVRVNVEASFDGTEMKLATAPNQAAPFLKEQLPEVEEALRVFPHNFGESASISIGNQNFVETDLYWADPNLFKVFSIPLLMGNPETALNRTNTLILSQSTANRYFGADNPIGKTIRIDNRYDMEVTGIFKDQPSNSNLTFNVIGTFQTVPFGKPENLSWGNASFYTFLLLHQGISVTALENKIAEISASNIPEDNQWFQFKLKPLLAIHLYSKGIQDTNAQYGDITQVWVLIGLAILLLFIACINYMNLATAKSEQRSKEVAISKTLGATSQQMALQFFMETGLLVLIGLSISLLLLFLALPYFNELANKDLKISDLWRPGFLVGLFGAWAIISLVAGAYPALFLSSFSPNYILKQHRQEGFSAVTIRKGLVIFQFCVSIVLIVSTLLLYQQLNFISSKKLGYDPEQVVAIRVMGIQPRSNIEALEKELQQLPTVVSTSLSQSYPGHSASGRSLYRPNDPEGQGADLTSCRAHPGILNVLDLKLIAGRSLKVQEEGDSVAQVVLNKSAIDYLGWTPEEAIGKRVDADLGTSEIVGVVEDFHFSSLHQKIGYYAFHNRNSEWLQYLLVKLKTQQLSETMQHIKNTFEKVTPTTALEYTFLDESLDRLYRTEQRLAKVVFIFAGLAILIACLGLFALAAFATERRIKEIGIRKVLGASSMSIVRLLSIDFLKLVVVAFLLASPIAWYVMNRWLEDFAYRIDIRWWVFLVAGAVAVLITLLTVSLQSLKAALANPVESLKVE
- a CDS encoding peptidylprolyl isomerase codes for the protein MKQAEIQTVKGTMKINFYENDAPIAVANFIKLAESGFYDGLTFHRVIPNFVIQGGCPEGTGRGGPGWHIQCELDGGNQYHERGVLSMAHAGRNTGGSQFFICHSRDNTSHLDRKHTCFGKVVEGLEVIDLIREGDRIERIEILAD
- a CDS encoding MFS transporter, translated to MFQQTLQLYKNSFSGLSRDIWLLSLVMFVNRAGAMVIPFMTVFLTTQRSFSLTQAGIVMSCFGIGSVLGSFIGGRLTDRIGYYNVQLWALIGTGFAFFVLMQMESFAAICFAIFALATIADSFRPASQTSVAFYSKPENLTRSYALLRLAINLGFAAGPAMGGLFAMSLGYDWLFIIDGLTCFAAALIFKFFLRPRTEKRGGEDSEVNKAKQQARSPYRDKYFLLFIFFISLSALTFMQFFTVLPVFLKQEMGFNELQIGLFVTINGVLIFLLEMPLVYAMEKYYSRLTNVTIGVLLTGVSFLILPMANHWVLIPILFIVILTFGEMLSMPFSNSFAMERANPLKRGEYMGLYSMGFSTSLILAPTIGMQVADHFGYTVLWLFVGSLSIIATIGLAVLEKRIKGPGA
- a CDS encoding L-threonylcarbamoyladenylate synthase, whose product is MIGKDIAYAREQLEKGALVAIPTETVYGLAANALDEAAVTKVFQAKKRPSFDPLIIHTDRWERVEQWVQHIPAVAHQLAAAFLPGPLTFLLPRRSMIPDLVTAGSPLVAIRIPNHPMTNELLQQLDFPLAAPSANPFGYISPTTAQHVADQLGAQVAYILDGGPCQVGVESTIIGFEGSQATIFRKGGIPIEAVSDIIGPVNIQAFSTSNPQAPGMLKSHYAPRIPFHLGQLHELFQRFQGQKIGVLAFREGIPELPPDQQILLSPQGDLAEAAQKLFSAMRHLDSLALDVIIAEPLPEEGLGRAINDRLRRAAV